Below is a window of Arthrobacter sp. SLBN-112 DNA.
AACGGACGCGGATGGAAGGGAGGTGAGCTTTACGGCGGACTTGATCTGGTCCAGCGTTGACCCCTGCGGGATCTGCTTATCCACCACCAGAACATCGATGGGTTGTAGATCGGCTTGGGCCCTGGCTTCAGAACCTTGGACGTATGAGACGAGAAGCAGCGTGCCTACAACAGCGAGCACGAGCGCAACGATGCCTCCCAGAAGGCGAGTTTTCAATGTAACTCCTAACTTGGTTCCTATTTGGTGAGTGAGACACTTGATGTGCCGAAATCTGATCCGCCTGAACCTCCAATGGAGGTGCTGTATTCGACAAATTGGCCGATGATGCAGCGGTCATTTCCACTCGAACAGGCCAGGTTGGCGTTCATGCCGGGGTCCGTCGAAGTGTCGCGGAATTCGTATGGGCCAGAAGCATTTCCGAAATGCCAGCCCATGATGCTGAAAGTTGCATAACCCACGATGTGGAATACACCCGTGTTTCCGCTGCCTGAGGCCGTATCAAAAATGGGGAACGTAACCTTCACGACTCCACCGGCGGTGAGTGTGTTCTTCCAGCTCTGCAGGATAGTTTGGCAAGTCGTCGGCGGGTTGTTGCCGGGATTGCTGGTGGTGAAGCTTCCCACTGAGGTGACAGCCGTGCATGGATCGGTGGATGCGTCATCCAGCCATCCCCATCCACCGGGAATGGTCAGACCTGACGCGTTTGTGCAGGACGGCGTCCCAGGCTTCCACGTGATTTTCTGGACGTCACCGCCGGTCGGCGTCGCCGGGCCAAGATTCCAGCAGCTTTGCGAGAACGCGAGCGGGAATCCGCTGCCGCTGCTGGGATAACCCCACTTTGCTCGTGCCGAAGCGCTGATGTCGGCCGTCGGGATTCCGATCACCTTGGCGAACTGAAGGGAGAAGTGGTTGCTGCTGCCATCAGCCGTCTGCGACTGAATCGTTACGTCCACGGTCCCTGCTCCAGCGTCGGCTATAGCACTGACTACATTGCTATGAGCATCCAGGGCGTTGCCGTTTGCATATCCCGATGCAGCTGCTGCCTGGTCGGCAGCGCAGGGTGTCGCCGCTTTGGAGCATTGGTTGGCAATAGCGAGGGCGGAGGCATCGGCGCCGTTTTGAAGCTGCGCGTGCTCCGAGTACATGGTGGCAACATCGACGGCAAAGGCCGCCATTCCCAGCAGGAAGACCATGAGGAGAGCTGTCATGGGTGCCACGACGCCACGCTCTGAGCCTTTTGAAGTCATCCGCCGCATCGCATGACACCTTTGCCTTGAATATTGAGGCCCGCCGGCATTCCAGGAATGAGGTTAGGAAAACCGGTCATCCACGAAGTTGCGTAGCTAACGCTTACCGAAACGTCATTGCCATCTGCGCAGGTACCAGTGCCCGTATAGGCGATAGCGATGTTGGTGGCTGTCAGTGCCACAGATGGCGCAGCAGCTACTCCTGCTGCTTGGGCGCTTGTTGGCATATAGCCGGCGTCGGCACAGTGGACTGCGGCATATCGGGAGGCTTGGCGTGCCGCTTCGCTGAGTGAGACCTGGATGTTGAATGCCCGTCCCATTTCGGCCGATGCCCAGGACAAGGACTAGGAAGAGCGGAAGAACTAACGCGAACTCGACGGCCACTGCGCCAGCCTCCCTCGCTCGAGGACGCAATCTGCGTTTAACAAGGGAACTCATGATGATGACCAGGATTCTGGGAGGCCGGAGCCCAAGACGCCGGCGAGCTGTATGAGATTCGTAGCGAATTGGAGATCGTGTCGGCGATACCGTTCGACTATGGACGGAGCCCAGGAGCGGCGACGAAGAGTGACTGCACCTATTCGCCTCGCCCCTGGGCTCCCCGTTTCCAGGTCTGCTTCAGAGCTGGCCTGAGACGGTATTGAACGCGGTGTTGATCTGGCCGCCCAAAGCAGCCACAACGACGATGATCACGGCGGCGATCAAAGCCACCAGGAGACCGTACTCAACAGCGGTAGCGCCCTTCTCTGATTCCAGGCGATTCTTGACGCCTGAGACTAGAGCGATAAGCGAGATCATGAGAGCTGACATTTCTTTCCCCCCCCAGCGTGGATCGTGCTCGTCAGAGCTTGCCGGAGATGGTGGTGAACGCGGTGTTGATCTGAGTGCCGAGGGTGGCGACAACAACGACGATGACTGCCGCAATCAGCGCTACCAGCAGGCCGTACTCAACGGCCGTTGCGCCCTTTTCGGAAGAGAAGCGATCCTTGACGCCGGCAACGAAGGCCATCATCGAGACCATGAGAGAAGTCATTATATTTTCCTTAGATTCGGTGAAATTGGATTTATTTGTATTTCAACGAATTTCCAGCTGCCCCCATAAATCCTTAGCGGCTGGACTTCGCTAAGAAGAGATTGTCATTTACGCCAACGGGCAACAATGCGTAGTGGTACTCGACTTTTCAGCGGCGCGCTGAAGGTACGTACTCGAATACCCGGAAAGGTACCTAGGGCACGACGCGGGTGTTCTCTTGACTACTCGGATGGATGCGCCGCGTGGCGGGCACGGGGCGCCGGCCGGAACGGAAACCCGTTATGCGAAAAGGAGGGGCGGTGAGGGCAAGCGCCCCAAGCATCGCGGGGCCATGTGCCACTTCGCGCGCTCTATTCCGGCGTTTTCCGCTGAGAAGTACAGCCGTGGTGAGGCCATTGACGATGAAGCCCAGAAGGCCTCCGTAGAGCAGCTGGCTCCAACCTAGGTACCCCAGGTAAAGGCCGACGGGTGCGGCCAGCTTCACATCACCCATACCGATGCCGCCGGGCGAAATCAACGCCAAAATAAGGTAGACAGCGAACAAAATGACGGCACCAACGAGTGCGCGGACAAAGCCATCAGCTTGCTGGCCAAATATCAAGGGTGCTGCTAAAAGGAAAGTGCCGAAGATGAGCAGAATCAACACGAGCTGGTTGGGCAATAAATGCGACGCAATATCCACCCTTGCAAGCTGAACGCCAAGTACGGCAAGGAGTATCAATGCCGGCAGTCCCGCTATATTTCCAAAGCGCAAGGCGAAGGCGACGCATGCGGCGCCGGTGACTGCCGCCGTCGTAATCCGAACGCTCAGCGCTGGGAGGCCGCCCAGCCGCGGGAGCAGCCGGGCAATCAGGATCTCAGCCATGGGGGAGAGGAGACATCCCAAGAGGCCAATGCCGGCGGCCATGAGCCAACTGGCCGAGCCGCCGCCCCCTGCTGAATCCACTGCGCCCCCTACATTGGTTGGGCCGGCGGGTGATGAGGCAACCACCGGCTACCCCATTTTGACCCTGAACCACCTGACGCGCTAATCTAGGTAGTCGTTGTGCGTGTCCTATTCCGATGGTGCGTGCCCGCTTGAGAATCCGGTTGCAGGATAACTACTCAACGAGCACATTCGGAACCTCAGGATGACTGGTTACATGGAGCCCTCACCTCTGTTCCGGTAGCGCGCAGATAGTAGGTGCGCGAGCTAGCGACACCTAAACAAGAACGCCAGAACAAGAACGAGGCAAACACCGTGCGTACGTACACCCCGAAGCCCGGCGATATCAACCGCCAGTGGCACGTCATTGACGCCACCGACGTTGTCCTTGGTCGTCTTGCAAGCCAGACCGCAATCCTGCTGCGCGGCAAGCACAAGGCCACTTTCGCGTCCCACATGGACATGGGCGACTTCGTCATCATCATCAACGCTGAGAAGGTTGCCCTGACCGGCGCCAAGCTGGAGCAGAAGCGCGCATACCGCCACTCCGGCTACCCGGGCGGCCTGACCTCCGTCAACTACGCGGAACTGCTGGAAAGCAACCCGGTCCGCGCCGTTGAGAAGGCCATCAAGGGCATGCTCCCCAAGAACTCCCTCGCTGCACAGCAGCTGGGCAAGCTGAAGGTGTACCGCGGTGCTGAGCACCCGCACGCCGCCCAGCAGCCCAAGACTTTCGAAATCACCCAGGTCGCCCAGTAGTCCTGGCCACCAAACAACTTATCTATACAAGGAGAATCGTGGCTCAGAACGAAGAGACCACCGAGGCCGTCGAAGCCGAGGAAAACCTGACCAGCTACACCTCTGAGAGCTCGGCTGCTGAAGCTGCTCCCAAGAAGGAACGCCCGGCCCTGACCGTAGCTGGCGCAGCTGTTGGCCGCCGCAAGGAAGCCGTTGCACGCGTCCGCGTTGTGCCCGGCTCCGGCAAGTGGACCATCAACGGCCGCGAGCTGGCGAACTACTTCCCCAACAAGCTGCACCAGCAGGACGTCAACGAGCCCTTCAAGATCCTTGATCTCGAAGGCGCCTACGACGTCATCGCCCGCATCCACGGTGGCGGCATCTCCGGCCAGGCCGGCGCCCTGCGCCTCGGCATCGCCCGTTCGCTGAACGAGATCGACGTCGAGAACAACCGCGCCACCCTGAA
It encodes the following:
- a CDS encoding Flp family type IVb pilin → MTSLMVSMMAFVAGVKDRFSSEKGATAVEYGLLVALIAAVIVVVVATLGTQINTAFTTISGKL
- the rplM gene encoding 50S ribosomal protein L13 yields the protein MRTYTPKPGDINRQWHVIDATDVVLGRLASQTAILLRGKHKATFASHMDMGDFVIIINAEKVALTGAKLEQKRAYRHSGYPGGLTSVNYAELLESNPVRAVEKAIKGMLPKNSLAAQQLGKLKVYRGAEHPHAAQQPKTFEITQVAQ
- a CDS encoding pilus assembly protein TadG-related protein; translated protein: MRRMTSKGSERGVVAPMTALLMVFLLGMAAFAVDVATMYSEHAQLQNGADASALAIANQCSKAATPCAADQAAAASGYANGNALDAHSNVVSAIADAGAGTVDVTIQSQTADGSSNHFSLQFAKVIGIPTADISASARAKWGYPSSGSGFPLAFSQSCWNLGPATPTGGDVQKITWKPGTPSCTNASGLTIPGGWGWLDDASTDPCTAVTSVGSFTTSNPGNNPPTTCQTILQSWKNTLTAGGVVKVTFPIFDTASGSGNTGVFHIVGYATFSIMGWHFGNASGPYEFRDTSTDPGMNANLACSSGNDRCIIGQFVEYSTSIGGSGGSDFGTSSVSLTK
- the rpsI gene encoding 30S ribosomal protein S9, whose product is MAQNEETTEAVEAEENLTSYTSESSAAEAAPKKERPALTVAGAAVGRRKEAVARVRVVPGSGKWTINGRELANYFPNKLHQQDVNEPFKILDLEGAYDVIARIHGGGISGQAGALRLGIARSLNEIDVENNRATLKKAGYLSRDARVIERKKAGLKKARKAQQYSKR
- a CDS encoding A24 family peptidase, with the translated sequence MAEILIARLLPRLGGLPALSVRITTAAVTGAACVAFALRFGNIAGLPALILLAVLGVQLARVDIASHLLPNQLVLILLIFGTFLLAAPLIFGQQADGFVRALVGAVILFAVYLILALISPGGIGMGDVKLAAPVGLYLGYLGWSQLLYGGLLGFIVNGLTTAVLLSGKRRNRAREVAHGPAMLGALALTAPPFRITGFRSGRRPVPATRRIHPSSQENTRVVP
- a CDS encoding TadE/TadG family type IV pilus assembly protein, giving the protein MSSLVKRRLRPRAREAGAVAVEFALVLPLFLVLVLGIGRNGTGIQHPGLTQRSGTPSLPICRSPLCRRRLYANKRPSSRSSCCAICGTDSHQHRYRLYGHWYLRRWQ
- a CDS encoding Flp family type IVb pilin; translated protein: MSALMISLIALVSGVKNRLESEKGATAVEYGLLVALIAAVIIVVVAALGGQINTAFNTVSGQL